Genomic window (Magnolia sinica isolate HGM2019 chromosome 6, MsV1, whole genome shotgun sequence):
tgatgtttatgagaaatccactccattcatctcttTTAAAAGCTGATATTATGACATGGGCATGAAAACGAGGCACgtacaaaattcaagtgggcccacaaGACAAGAAagggagggaaatgcctaccgtttgAAACGTTACAGGAATCAACCGTCATTTTTATAtcccatccagaccgttcataagatcattcccacggagattaactgaaaacacaaatattagcctgatctgaaacttgtgtggccccaacaaatgtttcaacggtggaggttcAATTCACGCTCTTTCCcattgcgtggcccacttgatttttggatcgatctgattttttggaccatgtcaTATCATGAggtggaaaaagggatggacagtagATTTCTGGCaaacatcatgctgggcccaccTAATTTCCGGCGGCCACTCGCAGACAATCCACGTCCGAAAATATCTGATTCAAATGGTGTACTCAATACTACTGTTTCTTCatgtgtggcttacttgagtttctgatcatcttgattttttgtACCTCATATCATCATGAACggaaaaaactaatggacggtgtggattttacacggatatctcagtggaccacacagccccatgcgatccaggaactttctGTAACTGGTGTTGCAGTTGCAGGAGACTCCCGTCGACTTTTGTCAGACGAACACGTCCACGTGGCACCCGTAAACTCACCCCACGTGTCGGACCGTACATTCCCACCACCTCCTTCCCGCTTTTTATCACAATCCATCTCCTCTCTCGCTTTCCCTTTCCCCTTCTTCTAGGgttttctctccctccctccttccctcttccctcttccctctctcttCAATCCGCCGCGTCGAACTATAGCAAAACAATGGGGTCGTCGTCGACGGCCACGATCAACTCCACGTTCCAGGACCTGGAGAAGCAGTCCTCTCTCATCACCGCATGCACTCTCCTTTGGAAGGATCTCTCCGCCCATTTCTCCTCCTTAGAACAATCCCTGCTCTCCAAATCCCAATCCCTCCATCACAAAATCCTAGCCCTTGATCAGACCACCCAGCATTCTCTGGACGTCCTCTCCCAGCGTGAGATCTCCATCGGTCCTGCTGTCGACGCTGCTCTCTCCAAAGTCGACGAACGGAAGGAAGCCGCTCTTGTAGCCCTTGATCAGTCCCCTGCTGGCAGCGACGGACCTAACCAGCCCTCCGATTCGACTGATGAGATCGCCATCCTCAAACTGCTGCAGTCCTTCTGCACGAAGATGGACACGGAAGCTTTCTGGAAGTTTCTGACTGGCCGGAAGAAGGACATAGACGCGATCCGGTCGTTGATCTCGCCAGCGCTCTCCGACTGCATCGATCCGGCCAGGTTCGCCATCGAGGCGATTTCCGGTGTGTTCCCGGTCGATAAACGAGCTGGGAAGAGCGAGCGGGCCAACGAGGTTGGGTGGGCCTGCGTCTTGATCTTGGAGTCGCTGGTGCCGGTGCTGGCGGACCCCGTCCTTGGCTCGTCGAGGCCTCTGGTGACGCCGAGCGTGAAGGAGCGGGCAAAGGAGATCGCTGGCACGTGGAAGGTGGGACTCGATCAGCGGGGTGGGGTTGAAAGTGCCAAGGCGCCGGAGGTGCACACGTTCTTGCAGCATGTTGTGACATTTGGGGTTGTGGCCAAGGAGGATGAGGAGCTTTACAGGAAGCTTGTTGTTGCGTTTGCGTGGCGGAAGCAGATGCCCAAGCTCGCGATTTCACTCGGGCTCAAGGAAAAGATGGCTGGTACGTTGTctgatctctctccctttctctctctctctcagaaatgTTTGCCTACAGTCACTGTATGAACTCTATTGTAACCCGCCAGCGTATTACTTGTGTATAACATTTCGAGTGTGCTGCACCATGAAGTTCACTTGGGGAGAAAATcgggctggtccactcatcagcgGGCCAATATAACATCTGAGTGTGCTGCACTGTGAAGGTCACTTGGGTGAAAATCAGGCCGCTCTATGAATCGGGCGGGCCGGTTGTGGCTCATCTAATGAGTGGATCTGGCCTGATTCCCACAGCAAGCAATCTTTATGGTGTGacccatcttttaaaaaaatatggggTTGCATGTGATTGCTCTTTTGTTGAATTTACTCCTTTCAGTTTTAGATGCCGGAAGTAATGCACATCTTGGCATTGTTTAGTAAAATGTAGAAGTCCTATTTTTCGTAAGATTGGCACTATTTTGTCCATCTGATTGGTTATCCAACTCATGGATGGGCAGTTCTCTGATCCGTGTCTGTTTTACTATTATATCTGCTGCTATTTTTACGTAGGAACTGTTGTAGATCTTGTAGAGATGGAACTCGAATCTGTGTGATTTTGATCTGTGGCCTTCCCAAGGTGTGGCCCCCTGATATGACAGTTTGCTTGTGTGGCGTGCTGATGGTTTGCATGACAGTTTACGGAGGcccaaggcccaccttgggccccaATATATGTTAAATTTGCAGGCTGCTTGCtgcttattttttgggcttaaatTTCAGGGTCTATAATTGGATTTTCTTGAGGACGCTAGTTGAATATTTTGCTGATTTTTGAAGATCTTGGGCACCGATTCTCTGAATTTGCATTAGCTATTTTTGCCCATCATATTTTAGTGAAATCATTGTAAATTCATTTATTGCTATTTTGGATAGATTTGATTGATATTGAATCAATCTAACAGTTGTAGATCTCATTAAAGATTTAAAGATGATCTTAGGATGTCTCTTTAGGGTCTATATAAATAAGGGCTGTTCTTGGAGGTAGAGGCATCACACCTTTTTTAATTTTCATTAAGTTGTTATGCAAGTACTTGTAACTATTGTAGGACTTTGATATTAATGAGTTGTTTATCTGTCTAGTCTCTACTCAAAACACTCTTATGAGGTATGTATTCTTCATCAATTCTAGTGATTTGGGTATCAAATCTAATTGATTCAATAGTCGTAGTGTATTACCCAATCAAagctagtgttttaaatattggtaGTATCGGCCGATATTGAATGTGGTCAATATGATGTACATGGGGAgtattaaattttgttgtttaagGGAACTTGATATGCGTACTTTTTtgtgattaaaaaataaataaatttctaagTGTGTAAATGGCCGTAGAATTTGCGTCATCAGCCGCATGAACGTACTGAGTGCTTGTCCAGCcgaaaggcatgactagccattCATACAATCCATCTTTTGTCTTGAAAGCGGTTTTCCATTCATCTCCAGGATATATTCTTATATGATGGTACCCGTTTCTcaaatcaatctttgaaaagactGTAGCATCTGCCATCTTGTCCAACATGTCATCTAGGTGTGGAGTGGGAAAACAATACTTCACCGTTATTTTGTTGATGGCGCACCATCGACACATACGGAAGCTACCATCCTTCTTTGTTGTCAACAACATAGGCACGACAAAGTTGAGGCTATCACAATTGAAACCCTTGGTTAGCAATTCCTCCACTTGTTGACAAAGCTCTGCATGCTCTGTTGGGTTCATTCGTTATGCTGGAAGATTTGATAATGACGCCCCAATTACCAAATCAATCTTATGCTAAATGTTGATAATGGGTGGGAGTTCACTTGGTAGTTTGTCAGGGACCAAATTCTGAAATTGGGACAGAATGTCCTGAATCTTAGGTGGTTGAACAACTCCTCATTCAGGTTTGAATTGATGTGATTGGAGAAGGAGTGATTTGCTGATCTTGCGAAGGATTTGTGGAGATTGTTTCATGTGGTAGGTTGGGTCAGTTTTAGGTTCATGCAAAAGCTGAGAATGTTGAAAGCAAAGTTGAAACAACGGAATAAGGAGCATTTCGTGAATGTGGAGGTGGCTAAAAAAGGATGTTGTATTGGATTCAAGAGTGTGATTTGAGGGAAGAAGCATGCTTTTATCAAATGAGGATTGGGAAAGGGGGACCAAATTGAAACTTATGTTTAGTTGAAAGGTTGAGGAAGAAATCAAATGCAGGCAACCCCCATGGGCCCTTTGGTTAAAAGGAGTGAGAAAAACACGATATACTTTCACGAAATAGCTAATGCCAGAAGGAGAAATAATAGAATCCCAAGCCTCCTAACTAATGAGCAAAAAATTGAGGGGTACTAAGTGATTTGTGATGATGCCATTGTTAACTTCTATTTTGAGTTGCTTTCTTTGGAGAATTGGGTTAGTTTGAAGCTGGACAATATCTTCTCTGATCAAATCAAGGAAGAGGAGTTCGCTTGGCTTAAATGCCCATTTAGCGACGAGGAGATTTGATATTTGAATTAGGCTATGATAAACACCATGCCTTGATGGCTTTCCTTAATTTTCCTCCCAAGTATTCTGAGAAGACGTTAAAGATGATCTCTTTGCTTTGGACTATTGAGTTTTGTGAAAGGGAAAAGCTTCCAAAAGATATGGGTGCctcctttatttcttttattCTAGAAAAGGAGGGTGCTGAATGTCATAAGGACATTAGGCCAATCAATCTTATTGGTAGTCCATATAAGATTCTAGTAGAAGTTCTTGCAAGTTGCCTAAGGAAGGTTTTGGTTGATGTTATGTCTCTGTCAAGCAAGCAGATCCTCAATGGTGCATTCGGGTGGTTGCCCATGAATGCATTCGTTCCTGATTTAGAGGGGGAAGACCATGTATCATATgtaaattcaacttggagaaggcTCATGACCACATGGATTGGGTATTTCTTAAGCATGTGTTGAGGAGATTTGGCTTCAATGTGAGGTGGAGAAATTGGATGCAAGAATACATGGGATCGGTTTGTTTCTTGATGCTTTTTAACAGGTCTACTAATGGCTTCTTCAGCTGTTGGAGTAGGGGATCCTTTACCTCGTCTATTGTTTGTAGTGATCGCATAAACATTTTGACTTAGATGCTGGCAAAATCCAATGAGGAATGTTTTCTTGAAGTGTTAAAGGTGAAGGgtgattttgattttgtttttgttttcccccATCTTTAATTTGTAGATGACACAATTCTATTTTGCGACGTGGATAGCTACCAAATGAATGTTTGCACATGGTGGTTGGATGCTTTTGAAGTTGTGTTAGGTTTTAAAGATTTATCTCCATAAAAGTAAAATGATGGGGGTTTTGATGGAATGGGAAGAGCCATGCTTGCGGGCTATTTCATTTGCAAAGTGGGTGCATCTCCCTcaacttatttttttttctccatgTGTGGGCAAGTGCTAATCAACATATGGGATGGGGAAGTTGAAAGATAAGTTCTTGGGATGGAACCAAGAGATATCATTTGGTGGGCACATCATTCTCATCAATCCCGCTCTCTATTATGCTAATGTATGTCATTATTCAAATGCCTGATTTGGTATTAGGAGATCGGAAGAAAATCCAAAGGAACTTTCTATGTTAGGGAGCAAACAATCGGCATGAGTTTAATTTTTTGGAATGGGCTGAGGTTTGCATACTTAAGAACTTAGGAGGGGTGGGCATTAGATGTTTAGATCCCTCAAATTCATGAACTTGTGACTTGGAAAGTGGCTTTAGAGATTTGGTATAAAAGGCAACTCTCAATAGAAGCGTGCGATTTTGATGCTCGAGCAAGCATGACTCAAGTGTTGAAGGATGGTTTGCTAGAGAATCCTCTCTTTTGGGTTTCTTGGTCATGGAAAGTGGTTTACAACAAAAACAATTACTTGAAGCAATTTTGATGTAAGATGATGCAAAACCAGATATGTGACCAAGATTTAACTTAAaatcaaaggaataaataaaatcataaacTAAAGTGTGATGCACATGCAAACAACATGAAGCCCAAGAGATGACGGGTATGATTCGATGCCAAATCACAGTCATCGGCCCTTTGACCAAACAAAGCACTCAGAAAATTAGATGCAAGGAAGATAAAGATATTCCGACTAGCATAGGAGTTATCCAAGTTCAATAGGTGAAAGTTTGATATTTCCTAGGTTGGACCAAGGTAGTTCCAATGCAAAAATCTTGAGATCTAGGAATATTAAACGCAAATGGCTGAAACTGAGTTGCCTATTGTGGACAAAGGAACATAACCTACTCAAaactagatcaagtgggcccacactCGCGTGTGGCAGTCACATGGGTGGCCGTACAGTCACACGTGTGGGTTGATCGTGTAGTTCATGCACAGGTCGGGTCCGTTTATATTGGAAGATGGTTTTAGGTGGCCCGTAGGATTAAGTAAATTTAGATCCACGTGAAAACAATGGAAAGATCTTACCGTAGGATTGAAGATTCAAAGAGACCTACCACCTATGATTCATCAAGCATGAAGTGGAAGAAGAAGAATCTTAGGAACGAAATAGAGTGGCTTCATATCCTCTAAGCTTTTATCCAAAGATCTAGCCTTCACAACaatgaaggaaaaagaaagggACTCTCACGAAGCCTCTTCAAGATTTCTTCAAACTCACGTTAGGGTTGGATGTCCCCAACCCACTTGCTTTATATTATTTCAAAAAATTGTTGAAATGACAATTCTGCCCCTTTAGTAACAAAAGCAAAAAACTCATTATGTCCTAAAAGGTAAAAAGTCTAATCTACCCTCCCAAAAGAAAATAATGTAACAAATAGATGTCCACTGTCCAATCACAAACTAAAATGTCCAAATcattaaataatataaaagaaaCTAACAAAAGTGTACAACATAATCCAACCATCGGATGGCCCCATGATGAGACACAAgatgatccaatggatggacgatcATGTAGACCATGATCAATGGTGGAATGGTCTACAaatatgatccatgccatccatgcttTTATAATGCTTGCTGATGACCACTGGTGATCACCATCAATCGCCTTGCCAAAGTGAAAGTGCCGATGTAGCCTGTCGATGCCTATGTCTTTGATATGTACAAAGTGGTGGTGTGATGTCCGCATCAAATTTTGATCAGTGTTCCTGATATTGCAAGCCGTCAATGTAGTTACTAGGTGTAATATGGAAAATAAACtatatcaatgatattattattattgataatatcactgATATCGTGCGATATTTTCAATATTGCAAAATGCCGATGACAACCCTTTGCGACAAATACAGTGTGTTGTTGATACATGTGATGATATCAACTATACCAAAATGATAATACTTGGAAAATTccataaattaaaaaatttagaaaaaaataaaaaaaattggaaGTATTTGGGGATCTCTTCCAAGGGGGTGTTTTAAATTAGTGCATTATGTGTTGAGTTATTGCATCATTCCTTATTGGTGCAACAAAATCATATctattaattgaatattttttCCTAAAAAAGTATACTTTGGGCGCCTATACAATGGCAACCTATTTTGtgttacttttatttatttatttatttatttataatactATGAGTCCTAAGTTTGTAATCATGTAACTTTTAATATCTCCTAAGGTTTCAATACAAAATTTTCCTAATGTTCCCCAAAATTTCCCTTAAAAAACGATACATTCCTGGTATTAGTGATGTTATTGACAATATCAATACATGGTTCAGTATTCCAGATCTTTGATACATGTAACGATAACAATAATTTGAACATTGGTTGTAGGTGTGCTGTAAAGGTTGTTACAGGGCCATAAGGgttgttatgtaaaggtaacggtggcaaccgttacatgttacggggtcgtaatggccgtaataaccgttatggaaaaaaatgacccgtaattgccgttaacggcacgttacgtcctctataaaggccataacaacctAGTAATTGTCTGTTATGGAGAATATATAGGTTTTCCATaccttttaatcaacattacggggcaaataCAAGTTTTAGGGATAATTGtttttcaataataaaaaaaagaccgtaacggccgttacgagggctataacagctgttatgacccgtatcgtaaaggtaacggtagtggccgttacggccaccgttacagAACACCAGCTATTGGGGTTGACTGCAGTTCCAACTGCTATTCCATTTTTGGAAGACCCAGCGTTATATCACCCAATCTTGATTTTTCATACATATAACTGTAACTAATATATCTCCTTCATAAAAGATTTCTCCATAATGACCATGAAGAATTGCACACTGAGTTGTCGAATGAAGGCTTAGCTTAGCTGATCTTATCACAAAGAAGGCAACATAAAGGAACTCTCCTTGACCTGACCCAATGTGTTTGACCCAATCCATTTGCTACCCCATAATTAGTGGATTTCGTTAACAAATGCAATGGAAAACTTTGATGACTAGAGATCGTACAATGGACGAAGCCTATCAACTTGCTTGGAAAGTCAAAGAGTACTCGAGGAAGAAGTATGAGGGTAGTTCAAAATCGTCTTACGAGTATTTGAAAAGAAATTGGTTGTGCCTCTTCGAATTTGAACTGCCAGAATCCTAGATAGGCAGAAGGAAAAGTAGTGGATCAAAGGCCACCTTCTAGAGGTAATAGGGTACCTAGATGCTACAAGTGTTGGACATTGGTCCTTCGAGTGTCTGGAAAGGAAACTCAAAGATGAAGCTTTGTTGTCAAAGAATAAGAAGGATGATGAATGCAACTGAGAGATAGTTATGGAGTCACCACATGTTTTATCCCAGTGATCTTTGGTGGAAAAATGGAGTACCAATGCCTTGTAACAACTTGTACGTTGAAAGGGAACATGCAAGTTGTGATTGACAATGACGATTTGGAGATTATATATTGAAAGCAATGTTGGATAAATTGAATATAGATACCAAGAGGCTTTTGCAACCTAACATAGTCATGGTTTCATAGGAAACCGGATCAAAGTGACCCATTGTTGCTTGATTTCCTCTTCCATAATGGGTATCATGATGAGATTTGGTGCGATATGGTGCCAATGGATATATGTGATGTATTTCTATGGAGGGTCTGGCATTGTGATCGAGACCTTGTGAACTGTGGGAAGGAGGATTTCCTGCAAAATTAGGCCTGGTAACAAGTGGGGCGTAGGGTTGGTTTatgcctggattttgaactggtcaGCCGGGGACTACTGGGCCAATcctattcaaaatattgattttgcttggccTAGGCTCAGCCCATTGTCAGCTATGTACACAATTGAAACAGACAGGGAGGCATTCTTATGACATCCTAAGATAAACGGTGGAACAAATTGGCTAACAAAGCTGATTTTAAAGTGGGCCAAGGAGACCAAGCCATTGGGGCTAGTAGATATTCCGCCTCCACCATCAGAAGAATTCGACAGGGTTGAATTCCTTCCAACCTGGAGGGAATAATGCAATCACCGAATTTACTTTTAGGAGGATGCAAGGTGTAAAACCCTATTTCTGTTCTCCAAGACGTGGGAAAGGTGCAAATCCTTTTTCTCTATCTTCTTTTACTTGCAGCTTGTTTCTAAGTGTATGCACAGTTTCAAATCCGCAGACCCCACTCTTTGAGTCCAGGAATCTGTCTGTTTGAATTGATGTTGGGTTCCTGCACTTCTCAGTGTCCATGCAATACAGTAATGGGAGGGTAACAATCAAACTTTGATAATATGATCGAGTGAGTTCTATCTGTTGCGGAGATAATTAAGAGCAACCTAATAAAGTGGGCTCTCATTAGGCTTGAATTTTGTGGGTTGCATGATCCAACTAGTAATTTAATTGGTTGCTACAGCCTAATTCTGAAGTGTTGCGGGCCTATAACTTTCAGGTGGAAGAACCCGCCTAGTGGATTACAGAATTGAATTTCATATGTTTGTGTATAGGTAATTAGGGGCCATGCAGTATTGGCAGAGTTCTTTGTTGTGATAAAATGAAATTTGTGTCCTTTGGCAAGTATTTTTCATAGAAATTTCTCAGGGCCAATAATTGTTGATATCAACGTCGCGAGCTGACCAATGACCGTTCTGACATGTGGaaattatctttctttcttttatgagatTGAGACTCCTCCTTTGATTTGTTTGCCTGTGTGGAACGAGAGGCATGTAATTAGTTGATTCATTCACCAAAGGAGGTGTTATTTGGTCTACTCTTTATATTGGGAACTTGTTGTGTACTTCCTGATGTATTTCTCTCTTCTGATGTATGATCAAAATTGAAGAATAGTCAAACAAGGATAAGGGACAGGTTTCCTGTAGTGTTTGAAATATAGAACTGCTAGTTATCTAGAATGTAAATTGTATAGAACCAGCATACTAAATGGGAGATGTTTTAGCAAGGATGACAATCAACACTAGCCTACCTGTTTCCTGAGAAATTGGTGTTTGAGTATTGCTCTCTCTGTTCATgtgttcttttatttttatttctgatTTGTAGTAAACAATTCCTTTAATGCTTTCCCAAAAAAAAGTATTTCTCTGACAAAAACAATTAAAACAGATGATTTTAAGAAATTTCATTACCGAGGAATTCTAGGGAACAAGATGTGTTACTGTGTGTTAAAACCGGACATGTGATTATATTTAAAGTAGCTCGCGAAGTAAACAGTCATGgtatttctccaaaaaaaaaaagaaaaaagacaaaagaaaaaagaaaaaagaagaagattatgGATAGATTGAGTTTGAGTATGGGAACTTGGGAAATCAATGCCTGAGTTGAATGAATTTACAGCCTTTAAGCTCGGTGATTTGGATTCCCTGGTATTCACAAATGCTGAAAAAAAAAGGGATTCATAAGGACATTTGATAAATTATGAAATTTGAAATGTATATGTCAAATCCTCTAGTCTCTATCTGAGTGCTTGCATTGTAATTCTGATTTCGTGGGTTGACCTCTCCTCCAAGGGTCAGTGGAGTCATTTGAGTGACTACTTTGTCTTTTATGAGTCACTTGTTCAGCAAGTTCTCTTTATTATTTTCATTGCTTATTTCATAGGCTATTATTTTCATTGCTGCCCATGTGAATGGGGTGGCTCGTGTGgagtggaacccatgtgaagtgtggcccacgagggggtttcagccgaggtcctaactcttacgatgtggggcctgggctatgagataaatggattgattcaccatgctctatcagtttgagcttttagagcaagtagttaattgtcctgcatcagaaacACTATAGATTACAagcaatggatggttaggattataccAGGTTTTCCTTTGCTTTGGGAAAAAAGGACGCAAACATGTAAAGAGTCcttgtgaatagtttggatcattgagtATTAATTTTTCATAAAGTTCAGAACCCTCATTTTCCAGCAAGGTTCTCCTAAAATGCTCAAGGACTATGATTTGACCTTGTTGAGACTCTTGTAGGTCTCTCATTTTGAGGGGCTCTCATCATCTGTTGCTGAGTCACTCATAGAGTTGCATAGCCTAGTTAGTACTTATAGTACTTCAgctttgattgatttttttattacatCCCTGCAGCCATGCTTTTCATTGTATGATGAACCACATGGCCCTGCATCAAGTAGTATCAAGGCTGAATTTCCTGCCTCAGTTGTTATCAACACCAAAATGTATTTAATGTAAATCTACTTTGATCTTGCCTGCTATTCTTTGTTGAGATCATTCGAGAAATTAAAGAAGATTCATAAGACGCAGGAAAAAAGGGATGAAATCAAAGAAGAATTGAGGATACCTCTAGCACTTTGGATGAGATTGTGTGGTGTAGAAGGGAAGCCTGTGTCAAATTGCAATCTGTTGAAACCGAGTGCCTTGAATTTGGAGGCCTGATATGTAATGAATTGGATGCCGAGGAAGATGTTTTGATGTGATGCAAACCATcgatggattgattgatggatctaCAAATGGAACTAACGATGGATCAGCAATTGAATCAATTGACACTACCATCAATAGATGTGTAGTTGAGACAACTGAGGATGTGATGGACAAATCAATGATTAGGTTGCTGAAATGTGAACAGAATGTGTTGAAATTCAGGTGGACATGTCAATTTAATATCAACAAGGATCAGCAGGGGCAAACATTCAGGGCTAACAGATCCATGTGAATCACTTTACTCAGATATCTATGCATGTTGTTTTTGGTTGGAGTTCTCTCGATGCCACTGTCCATATGAGAACTGTGCTTATGGCCTTCTTGGGAATGATGCTGAGAAGATAGAGAAGATGCAACCATACACTCAAAAATGATATAAAGGTGCATCTTGTGCATCATGTGCAATGGTTAATGCTGGTTCAAACTTGAGGTTGAGTTTCTTGCTTCCTGGGGGGAGTTTGATGCAGCCATGATTATGTGATTGTGTGGACGAGTTTGAGCATGGGGCCCTACGAGCCGAAAGttgtcttttttcttcttcttaaagtTCTCCTATTAGGTCATGTTATTCATTGTTAGAGTGAGTCATGGCTTGTTTAACAAGTTCCCTGTAGCCCTTCCCTCACTTATTCCGTAGGCGACATTTGGATAGATTTGGGAATCAAATGATGTCTGATGACAAGAAATTGATCATGTTTTAAAGCACACtgttttaattttcaaaaaagcCCAAGATTATGCCATTTGAATGTGGTTTGAGTGAGTTATGCCAATTTTTGGAAGGTAATAGATATTTCGCgtacttttaattttttaaattacatGGATTATCAGTATTAGAAgtaatagatggttaggattatgtTACAGTTTCTTTTGctctgagaaaaaaaaaagtatataaaCATATAATGACTCTTTTATGAATGGTTATGATGATTGAATATCAAGTTTTCAGAAACATTGagttttttctttatttccaGCAAGGGTTCTCCCAAATTTCTGAAGGATCATGTTTTGATTTTGCCAAGACACTTCTGGATCTccattttcagagaaatttgtcGATCTGTTGCACTGAGTTGCTCACAGGATTGCGTGGTCTAGTTATCCTACATCGGTATGATCAATGCTCAATTTCATATATGCAGTCATGCATCT
Coding sequences:
- the LOC131249298 gene encoding FRIGIDA-like protein 4a — protein: MGSSSTATINSTFQDLEKQSSLITACTLLWKDLSAHFSSLEQSLLSKSQSLHHKILALDQTTQHSLDVLSQREISIGPAVDAALSKVDERKEAALVALDQSPAGSDGPNQPSDSTDEIAILKLLQSFCTKMDTEAFWKFLTGRKKDIDAIRSLISPALSDCIDPARFAIEAISGVFPVDKRAGKSERANEVGWACVLILESLVPVLADPVLGSSRPLVTPSVKERAKEIAGTWKVGLDQRGGVESAKAPEVHTFLQHVVTFGVVAKEDEELYRKLVVAFAWRKQMPKLAISLGLKEKMADIIEELITKGQQVDAVHFTFEAGLVDKFPPVPLLKAYLKDSKTAATSILEDRNNSGRAANIAGRKEQSALRAVIKCIEEYKLEAEYPPESLKKRLEQLEKAKVEKKKPVAAAAPANKRTRASSGGPMPPAKAGRLTNAYVSSFPAGPTFVRSPSSHAQYPTGVPPYGYDRPAVPAMYGSRSPPAVRDPYGYPTQEVPPPTVGGSYPAPTMNYAAAYGGYGNGMATAGYQQTYYR